From Anopheles darlingi chromosome 2, idAnoDarlMG_H_01, whole genome shotgun sequence, the proteins below share one genomic window:
- the LOC125959970 gene encoding cleft lip and palate transmembrane protein 1-like protein: MKLLSLTSLCGIAFLCYVLHSTYTLYVLFRAPQCTGTPCYRSQLTKGKFLQLSLFTSPLANPPNGGKVAKLGTLNPFDPFLELDRSFTFPLPKETRSNGTLYLFAVLTKGAKSHDWDEVRSQSTSVIKKFALTHYMVPKTATINLLNDKGGSKKPNRFTNQKRIAHIRQNVFLNIITEQFSVSPRDVPAELARDIRITPDNLVMPIIRSDFAKEKLSDLVEIDPAAKEATITIHYAPCSAGKIKMLAQIERAMSDLMALGFSEKDIDEVKSIFSDTNVYLLCGTIVISSVHLLIDFLSFKNDILFWKRKRHYAGLSLRSTLWRTFSHIIIFLYLLDEETSLLILIPTGIGTLIEMWKAKKILKLEISLRGGIRVQSAPDNNDERASAIKTEERNTLELDREAMQYLSYVLYPLCIGGAIYSLLYLPHKSWYSWTISSMANGVYAFGFLFMLPQLFINYKLKSVAALPWRVFMYKAFNTFIDDVFAFIITMPTAHRFACFRDDIVFLVYLYQRWLYPVDKTRIDEDERALLDKSNNEAVDNEKDGSKNSKKDK, translated from the exons ATGAAGCTGTTATCGCTGACTTCCTTGTGCGGGATCGCCTTCCTGTGTTACGTCCTGCACTCCACGTACACCCTCTACGTGCTGTTCCGGGCTCCGCAGTGCACCGGAACTCCGTGTTACCGGTCTCAGCTGACCAAGGGCAAGTTCCTGCAGCTCTCGCTGTTCACGTCACCTCTGGCGAACCCGCCCAACGGGGGAAAAGTGGCCAAGCTTGGAACGCTGAATCCGTTCGATCCGTTCCTCGAACTGGACAG GTCCTTCACTTTCCCGCTGCCCAAGGAAACCCGGTCCAACGGGACTCTGTATCTGTTTGCGGTTTTGACGAAAGGAGCCAAATCGCACGACTGGGATGAAGTACGCAGTCAGAGCACTTCGGTTATTAAGAAATTTGCCCTCACACACTACATGGTGCCGAAAACGGCCACGATTAACCTCTTGAATGATAAG GGAGGCAGCAAAAAGCCCAACAGATTCACCAACCAGAAGCGCATAGCACACATTCGACAGAATGTGTTTCTCAACATCATCACGGAGCAGTTTTCCGTCTCGCCCCGGGATGTACCGGCCGAGCTGGCCCGAGACATTCGTATCACTCCCGACAATTTGGTAATGCCGATCATCCGGAGTGATTTTGCTAAGGAAAAGCTTTCCGATCTCGTGGAAATAGACCCCGCTGCCAAAGAAGCCACCATCACGATACACTACGCTCCGTGCTCGGCGGGAAAGATTAAAATGCTGGCCCAAATCGAACGTGCCATGTCGGATTTGATGGCGCTGGGCTTCAGTGAGAAAGACATCGATGAG GTAAAGTCGATCTTTTCGGACACCAATGTTTACCTTCTGTGTGGTACGATTGTCATCAGCAGCGTGCAC TTGCTTATTGACTTTCTTTCGTTCAAAAATGATATTCTCTTCTGGAAGCGTAAGCGCCATTACGCGGGTTTGTCGCTCCGGAGTACGCTGTGGCGAACATTTAGCCACATTATTATCTTCCTGTACCTGCTGGATGAAGAAACTTCGCTGCTCATCCTGATACCGACGGGCATCGGAACGCTGATCGAGATGTGGAAGGCTAAGAAGATCCTTAAGCTCGAAATTAGCCTCCGAGGAGGTATTCGCGTTCAGTCCGCTCCCGATAATAACGATGAACGGGCCAGTGCAATCAAAACAGAAGAACGGAACACACTCGAGCTGGACCGCGAAGCAATGCAGTACCTAAGCTACGTACTATACCCACTCTGCATCGGTGGAGCCATCTATTCATTGCTGTATCTTCCCCATAAGAG TTGGTATTCGTGGACAATCAGCTCGATGGCTAACGGAGTCTACGCATTTGGGTTCCTCTTTATGTTGCCTCAATTGTTCATTAACTATAAGCTGAAATCGGTTGCCGCCTTGCCGTGGCGTGTGTTCATGTACAAAGCCTTCAATACCTTCATCGACGATGTATTCGCTTTTATCATCACGATGCCAACGGCTCATCGGTTCGCCTGCTTCCGGGATGATATCGTATTTCTTGTGTATCTTTACCAACGATG GTTGTATCCTGTCGACAAGACCCGcatcgatgaagatgaacgGGCACTACTCGATAAGAGTAACAACGAGGCTGTTGATAACGAGAAGGACGGCtcaaaaaatagcaaaaaggACAAATGA
- the LOC125951504 gene encoding leucine-rich repeat-containing protein 57, with product MGNKQVKQHFETAKKTGVLKISLLRLDEFPSALKTFPNVLKTLDISENRFTVLPEDVARFTILKHLNASGNKIAIMPECIGVLVKLETLNMMNNLLTTVPRSLASCVHLKQVILSNNQISSFPIMLCEMKHLDLLDLSRNKITEVPPEVRSLQVTELNLNQNQITVLAEEIADCVKLRTLRLEENCLQISAIHPRILIESKVCNLCVEGNLFNSKQFNELQGYDAYMERYTAVRKKIS from the coding sequence ATGGGAAACAAGCAAGTGAAACAGCATTTTGAGACGGCCAAGAAAACGGGAGTGCTCAAGATTTCGCTCCTTCGATTGGATGAATTTCCCTCCGCGCTGAAAACGTTCCCGAACGTGCTGAAAACGCTGGACATCTCGGAAAATCGCTTCACCGTCCTGCCGGAAGATGTGGCACGGTTCACGATCCTCAAGCACCTCAACGCCAGCGGTAACAAAATCGCGATAATGCCCGAGTGCATCGGAGTGCTGGTTAAACTCGAGACACTCAACATGATGAACAACCTGCTGACGACCGTTCCGAGGAGTTTGGCGAGCTGCGTACACCTGAAGCAGGTCATCCTGAGCAACAACCAGATCAGCAGCTTCCCCATCATGCTCTGTGAAATGAAGCACCTCGATCTGCTGGACCTGTCCAGGAACAAAATCACCGAAGTCCCGCCGGAAGTGCGGTCGCTTCAGGTGACGGAGCTGAACctgaaccaaaaccaaatcacGGTGCTCGCGGAGGAAATCGCCGACTGTGTCAAGTTGCGGACGTTGCGACTGGAGGAGAACTGCCTGCAGATCTCGGCTATTCATCCCCGGATTCTGATTGAATCGAAGGTGTGCAATCTTTGCGTGGAAGGCAATCTGTTCAACTCGAAGCAGTTCAATGAGCTGCAAGGATACGACGCTTACATGGAGCGATACACGGCGGTGCGCAAAAAGATTTCCTAA
- the LOC125951389 gene encoding innexin inx2 yields the protein MFDVFGSVKGLLKLDQVCIDNNIFRLHYKATVVVLIAFSLLVTSRQYIGDPIDCIVDEIPLNVMDTYCWIYSTFTIPNRLTGIAGKDIVQPGVASHVDGHDEVKYHKYYQWVCFVLFFQAMLFYVPRYLWKTWEGGRIKMLVLDLNMPIMNDDAKERKKILVEYFAENFKGHNFYAFRFFFCEVLNFVNVLGQIYFMDFFLDGEFSTYGSDVVRFTEMEPEERGDPMARVFPKVTKCTFHKYGPSGSVQKFDGLCVLPLNIVNEKIYVFLWFWFILLTILTGISLIYRFAVIMMPRLRLLMLRARSRLSNHDDVELIASRCQLGDWFILYQLGKNIDPLIYKEIIFDLAQKVEGKELV from the coding sequence atgtttgatgttttcggATCCGTGAAGGGTCTGCTGAAGCTAGACCAGGTCTGCATCGATAACAACATCTTCCGGCTGCACTACAaggccacggtggtggtgctgatcgcTTTCTCGCTGCTGGTCACCTCACGCCAGTACATCGGTGATCCGATCGACTGTATTGTGGACGAGATCCCGCTCAACGTGATGGACACCTACTGCTGGATCTACTCGACTTTCACGATCCCCAACCGGCTGACCGGGATCGCCGGCAAGGACATCGTGCAGCCCGGCGTGGCTAGCCACGTCGACGGCCACGATGAGGTGAAGTACCACAAGTACTACCAGTGGGTCTGCTTCGTCTTGTTCTTCCAAGCCATGCTCTTCTACGTGCCACGCTACCTCTGGAAGACGTGGGAGGGTGGCCGCATCAAGATGCTGGTGCTCGATCTCAACATGCCCATCATGAACGACGACGCCAAAGAGCGGAAGAAGATCCTGGTCGAGTACTTTGCCGAGAATTTCAAGGGACACAACTTCTACGCCTTCCGGTTCTTCTTCTGCGAGGTGCTCAACTTCGTGAACGTGCTCGGGCAGATCTACTTCATGGATTTCTTCCTGGATGGCGAATTCTCCACCTACGGCAGCGATGTGGTGCGCTTCACCGAGATGGAACCGGAGGAACGCGGGGATCCGATGGCGCGCGTGTTTCCGAAGGTCACCAAGTGTACCTTCCACAAGTACGGTCCATCTGGAAGCGTGCAGAAGTTCGATGGTCTCTGCGTGTTACCCCTCAACATTGTCAACGAGAAGATCTACGTGTTCCTGTGGTTCTGGTTCATCCTTTTGACGATCCTTACCGGCATCTCGCTGATCTACCGTTTTGCTGTGATCATGATGCCGCGCCTGCGGCTGCTCATGCTGCGCGCTCGTTCGCGCCTCTCGAATCATGACGATGTCGAGTTGATAGCGTCACGGTGCCAGCTGGGCGATTGGTTTATCCTGTATCAGTTGGGCAAGAACATCGATCCGCTCATCTACAAGGAGATTATCTTCGATCTGGCACAGAAGGTGGAGGGGAAGGAATTAGTATAA